The nucleotide window AAGATTTGTTTTTTTTACGTCCCACTTACGTAGCCAACTTAAATTATCTATCAACCGATTTAACGGTGATTCATTGTCGAACCAACGATCAAATAACTTTGGTCTATTCAACCCCCGTCTAATGATCAATGTTAAACCATCAATGCCTGGACGTATTTCCTTCAGCACTAATCCTTCTTGATTGAACAATTTGCACACCCCGTATATTGTGAAATTAAATATACTAAAGGAATGGAAAGGTTCAAGCTGTGAAACTGAACCAATTATATTACCACCTGGCTTTAGTATTCTAATAATCTCTTTTACTAATTCATTTGGATGTTCAACGTGCTCAAATACCTGCCTAGTATAAATAACATCAACAGAATTATCGTTCATTGGAATATTTGTACCGTCGTAAGTCATTATATTTTTGCTTTCATTGACTCTCTCCCTCACTTCTGGTGAATCTTCAATATCAATCCCTATCCAAATAATGTTGGGGTTGATATTTTTGAATATTTTCTCTGTTTCACCCCGGCCACACCCTAAATCTAAAACATTGCTTCCTGGTTTTAATTTCTTCAATATTTTATCGATAAAACGTACAACTGATACTTGCTTGGCATGGTCATTTGTTAAGAATTTATCGAAATATAATTCCTGTTCACCCATTTCAATTACCCATCGTATTTATGGTTTTTAAATACATTTCAAGTTTTTTAGAGATTGCTGTCCATGTAAATATATTATTTACCCTTATCTGACCGGCGTTTCCCATTCGATCTCGCAATGCTTTATCTTCTGTTAGTCTTAGCATAGCCTTAGAAAGTTGCTTAATATTGTTTGGTTCTATTAAAATTCCTGTAACGCCGTCTTCTATAGCATCTGGCACACCACCTTGCTGGGTTCCTATAACAGCTTTGCCGCAAGCATTGGCTTCCAGATAAACTATTCCAAAGGTCTCAACATCCCTGCCTACAATTTTTGAAGGTAAAACAAAATAACTGCATTGCTTCATCTCGGTATAAACCTCATTTGCCGACTTAGCACCGGTAAAGATAATTTTATCCGAACACTTCAATCTCAAAGCTAAAGTCTCAAGATTCTCTCTTTCTGGTCCGTCACCAACTATCTTTAAAATCGCTTTGGGATGTATGGCCGCCACTAAAGCAAATGCATTTATTAAATCGTCAATACCCTTCTTGGGTACCAGCCTCCCGGCCGTCAATACAACAGTATAGGCTTCAGTGTTGCATGTGATATCCAATTTGTGTTGGCTAATTCGATCCGGCCACACACCGGGGTTTAGTATTTTTGTTTTTAATACTACCTTTGGATATTTTTGTACCACCTTGTCTTTTGTATAATTGCTGTTTGCCAATATAAGATCGGCATTTCTAAACAAACAATCAAGATAATATTTATCTAAATCACAGGACACTGCGTAATCCAGGTCATTTCCATGTGTAAGAACCGCCAAGTGAGTCAAATTGAATTTTCGTGCAAGTGTTCCCCCTGCACTTAGGGTGCTAACTGCATGGCCGTATAATAAAACATCAATTTTATTTGTTAAACATAGATAAAAAGTAACTATACATGGCCAAAGATTAGACATCCTCTTTGTCCTTTTATACCGTATTACCCTGTATGGCAGGCTGGCATCATTTTTACCAGCCATATCAGGGGCTAATACCCAAACCCTATGGCCTGCCAGTGCCATGCTTTCGGCTATCCCATCAATAAAAATAGAAACCCCGCCGATATTAGGCAAATAATCACCTGCAATTAATAATAATTTCATTGTTTATGCTTATTAAATATTCCACCTATCAATACAAACATTAGCACTATGAACTGCAACAAGGCTACTGCCTGATAGATTGAACCACCCTTGACAATAACATAGCCAAGCAAAACCATCAATATAAATATTAAATAAATCATTTCAATTGTCTTTTGTAATATTGATTGATAAACCCAACAAAACCCAATATAGTTCCCTCAGTTGATTATAATTAAAAGTGTAGTCAAAAAGGCTTTGCAACAGAAACCAACTTAAGGCAACAATACAACCCAAGGAAACAGCTTTTTTATGTTTATCCTTTTGTTTTTTATATGCTTTTATTATTACAAATAGCCAGACAGTATTCAACAGAACAAACACCAATACAGGGAAGATTCCATAAGACCAAGCTTCCTGTAAGAATAGATTGTGGGCATGTATTGCAGTAGGTCCCTGACTGTAACCCCTGACCAGCAATGAATAATTATAGCCCTGGCCAAACCAGATATTTTCTATTATTTTAGAATAATAAGTTTGATAAATAGCCCAACGTGAAAATTCTTGTACTGGCGTTTGGGTAAACACTAAAATATGTTGTTTAGTGCCATAGGGTAAAGCCCACATTACTAATGTAATTACTAAAACGCTGAAAATCGTAATATAAAACACCTGGGTTTTATTTGACCGTTTGAAAAATACAATTAAAAGAAATATTGCTAGTATTCCTACGGCCATAATACCAGCTCGGGATTGAGACAGGATAATGTTGATTATCGCAAACGCTAGAATTACTGCCCAATGCCATTTGTTTTTTTCGTCTTCAGCCAACAGCAATATTACTGCAAAAGATGATATCACGCCCAGATATACGCAGTAAGGATTGGCGTAAAAAAACGGACCTATAGACCGAGCCAAACCGCCGGCTGCCACCGGCTGCCAGTACCAACCTCCCATCTTAGATGCATACTGGGCGTAGTCTCCGTAAATCAACCCACCAATTTTACTGCTGATAAGTGACGATGTCCAACCAGAGCCCAAGACAACCTGAGTCAACCCCAGCAAAGTTGAAACAACCGATACATATAATAATAATTTTAACATGAAAAAGGCTTGGTCGTAATTATCGGCTGCATATAACCCTGCCAAGTAAAACATCAAACTGCTTAGCAGAACCAAATAATCAGCTAGGGTTAAAGCAGGTTCCGGGGAGGTGAAAAAACTGATGGCCCGGGCTAGCAGATAAAGTATAATAATAATATTGTACGGTGTATATTTGGGCCATGCATTTATTGTTTTTAAATTGGTAAGCAAATAAAACAATACCGCCAGGTTTGCCAACACTTCAGCCAATGTAATGCTTAAACCTGTAATACCCCTGAGATATCCTTGAAAGGGGATTACAACAACCAGAGAGATAGCGCAGACATAACCGCATTTTTTAAAAAAGCTAAACATGTTTGATCGTTTTTTGAGTGTGCGTCATATTACGAGTCAACAATAACGTCCACGCTATATGCAATAAATATGCAAACAGGTAAGCATACGACAGCCCCAAAGCACCCTTTTCCTTAAAGATAAAGAATATACCTATTAGAGTTAATCCTGTTATGCCATTTAAAATAAAACCCAGCCACATTTTACCTGAAGCTGCTATGGTATGCCCCAATGGCATCTGTACCGTTACAAAAACCGCTGATATTGCAAGTATTAATAAAGTGGTGTTGCCGCCTGCAAAAGATTTCCCGTAACTTTGCATTATTATGTTTTTACCAAATACAATTATAATGGCGGTGGGAACAACCACGGCCAGATTGATCGCTAAATTTATAAGGATCAAATGCCTGACGCTTTTTTTATCGCCCGTTCCGTATTTATCCGAAAGAATTGGAGTAACAGTTTGGCCCACCCAGCGGGGAAATATCAACAAAGAATTACGCCATTGATTGGCCGCGTTGAACAGGCCCAGTTCCGCATAGCCTCCTATGGTATTGACCATAATTGCGTTTATTACCCATTGGATCGGGCTTATCATAATATTGGAAAGCAATGAAGGCAAAGAAAATTTCCATAATACGCCGATCTCTTTTTGCCAGTCATTGTAATCTGTTTTAATCCCGGACAACTTTTGTATGTTCCCCAGCGACACATAATTAATCGCACAACTTATACTACTTGAGACAACAAAACCTGCGATGGCTCCCTTAAGTCCCCACAGGTATGTCCCCACCAAAACAATAATAAAGTTCGCCACCGAAACAATGGTGCTGTTCCTGGCTATCACTTTAAAGGCTTCAAACCCGGTTAAAGCACCATATTGGGCCCCTGCCAGGGTGCTGAAAAACAACAGCCCGCAACTTAGTTTAATTTCCCCTGAAAGATGAGGCGCATTAATGATATTTCGTGTAATATAATTTGAGAAAAGCAATAAAATAAAAGTTGCAATGAGGCCGGTACCGATTGCCAAAATGTTGGTTAAACCGATCACTCTGCCTGCTTTTTCGGCATCCTTGTTTTTGAATTCAGAGATATATTTAGTTGCTGTTATCCCTAATCCAAACCCGGCAAATATGCCGAATATCTCCACGGTGCTGCGGATCATGGCCAACTCGCCAAACCCTGTTCGGCCCAGCATTCTGGCATTTAATATGGACAATACAATAGCCAATACCGCTACAACAATATTGCCGACTACGGTCCAGAACATACCTTTGGCAAATCTGTACCTAAGTGTATCGTAGGGTAATTTATCGTTTATATATTTTAATAGTTCTTTTGGTAAAATACGTTGCATATATTTTATTGCAGTTATTGCTTTACTTCTTGCAGCAATCTCCCCCATACACCCCAGCCGCAATTGCCCCCAGCAAAAACACCATGGCCAGCTGTACCCAGGAACTGGGCACCGTCCCCAGAATGTGTCCGGATATGACATGCAGTTTCATCAGGATCCCCACCAGCAGGCTCAACCCCGCCAGCACCATCAGGCACAACATGGTCTTCTTCATCTTCTTCCCTCCGTTTACCGTTTAGAGTTTCCCGTTTAAAGTTAACCAGTTTATAGTTTTCTGTCTCTATATTCTGACTTCACTTTTTTACTCTTATCTGTTAGGCCGAACTAAATCGAAGCCGTGCCGAAGGACTGTTTATCGTTTGAAGTTTCCCGTTAATTGTTCCCAGTCAATTGTTAACTGTTCTTGGAATGCCATTCCCAGGCCGTCCTCACTATCTCCTCCAGACCTGTGTACTTTGGCTTCCAGCCCAGCGTCTTCCTGGCCTTCACCGAAGAGGCCACTAATCGCGGTGGATCGCCTTCCCTTCGGGGGGCCGCCTTGGCCTTGATCTCCCGTCCGGAGACCTTCCGTGCCGTCCCTATGACTTCCTTGACCGAAAATCCGTTCCCGTTTCCCAGGTTAAAGCAGTCGCTTTTGCCTCCGCCGCTCAGGTGCTCCAGGGCCAGCAGGTGGGCTAAAGCCAGGTCGTCTACGTGGACATAGTCCCTCAGGCAGGTACCGTCCGGAGTGTCGTAATCGGTGCCAAATATCTTGACCTCTGGGATCTTTCCCAAAGCGGCCAGCAGGGCTAATGGTATCAGATGGGTCTCCGGGGTATGATTTTCGCCGATTACGGCCCCTGGCGCTGCCCCGGCCGCGTTGAAGTAGCGCAGGGCCGCGTACCTTAAGCCGTATGCCCCCGAATAGTCGCTCAGTGCCTGCTCTATCATCAGCTTGGTCCGGCCATAGGGATTGATGGGGGCCAGCGGGTGATCCTCGTCCAGGGGATCCCGCACCGGGTTGCCGTAAACCGCTGCGCTGGAGGAAAAGACGATCTGCCTGGTCCCGGCCCGCAGCATGGCCTCTAGCAGGTTCAGGGTGTAACTCACGTTATTCTTGTAATAGGTCTCGGGATCGGACATGCTCTCACCCACAGCAATGTACCCGGCAAAGTGCATCACAGCGTCAAACTTTTCGGT belongs to candidate division TA06 bacterium and includes:
- a CDS encoding class I SAM-dependent methyltransferase, which translates into the protein MGEQELYFDKFLTNDHAKQVSVVRFIDKILKKLKPGSNVLDLGCGRGETEKIFKNINPNIIWIGIDIEDSPEVRERVNESKNIMTYDGTNIPMNDNSVDVIYTRQVFEHVEHPNELVKEIIRILKPGGNIIGSVSQLEPFHSFSIFNFTIYGVCKLFNQEGLVLKEIRPGIDGLTLIIRRGLNRPKLFDRWFDNESPLNRLIDNLSWLRKWDVKKTNLVKLVFCGHIIFWATKGPQK
- a CDS encoding oligosaccharide flippase family protein is translated as MGEIAARSKAITAIKYMQRILPKELLKYINDKLPYDTLRYRFAKGMFWTVVGNIVVAVLAIVLSILNARMLGRTGFGELAMIRSTVEIFGIFAGFGLGITATKYISEFKNKDAEKAGRVIGLTNILAIGTGLIATFILLLFSNYITRNIINAPHLSGEIKLSCGLLFFSTLAGAQYGALTGFEAFKVIARNSTIVSVANFIIVLVGTYLWGLKGAIAGFVVSSSISCAINYVSLGNIQKLSGIKTDYNDWQKEIGVLWKFSLPSLLSNIMISPIQWVINAIMVNTIGGYAELGLFNAANQWRNSLLIFPRWVGQTVTPILSDKYGTGDKKSVRHLILINLAINLAVVVPTAIIIVFGKNIIMQSYGKSFAGGNTTLLILAISAVFVTVQMPLGHTIAASGKMWLGFILNGITGLTLIGIFFIFKEKGALGLSYAYLFAYLLHIAWTLLLTRNMTHTQKTIKHV
- a CDS encoding O-antigen ligase family protein, with the translated sequence MAEVLANLAVLFYLLTNLKTINAWPKYTPYNIIIILYLLARAISFFTSPEPALTLADYLVLLSSLMFYLAGLYAADNYDQAFFMLKLLLYVSVVSTLLGLTQVVLGSGWTSSLISSKIGGLIYGDYAQYASKMGGWYWQPVAAGGLARSIGPFFYANPYCVYLGVISSFAVILLLAEDEKNKWHWAVILAFAIINIILSQSRAGIMAVGILAIFLLIVFFKRSNKTQVFYITIFSVLVITLVMWALPYGTKQHILVFTQTPVQEFSRWAIYQTYYSKIIENIWFGQGYNYSLLVRGYSQGPTAIHAHNLFLQEAWSYGIFPVLVFVLLNTVWLFVIIKAYKKQKDKHKKAVSLGCIVALSWFLLQSLFDYTFNYNQLRELYWVLLGLSINITKDN
- the galE gene encoding UDP-glucose 4-epimerase GalE — its product is MSKVLITGGCGYIGSHANKLLSECGYDTLVVDNLVHGHREFAGWGRFIQMDLADREGLSQLLKTEKFDAVMHFAGYIAVGESMSDPETYYKNNVSYTLNLLEAMLRAGTRQIVFSSSAAVYGNPVRDPLDEDHPLAPINPYGRTKLMIEQALSDYSGAYGLRYAALRYFNAAGAAPGAVIGENHTPETHLIPLALLAALGKIPEVKIFGTDYDTPDGTCLRDYVHVDDLALAHLLALEHLSGGGKSDCFNLGNGNGFSVKEVIGTARKVSGREIKAKAAPRREGDPPRLVASSVKARKTLGWKPKYTGLEEIVRTAWEWHSKNS
- a CDS encoding glycosyltransferase family 4 protein; amino-acid sequence: MKLLLIAGDYLPNIGGVSIFIDGIAESMALAGHRVWVLAPDMAGKNDASLPYRVIRYKRTKRMSNLWPCIVTFYLCLTNKIDVLLYGHAVSTLSAGGTLARKFNLTHLAVLTHGNDLDYAVSCDLDKYYLDCLFRNADLILANSNYTKDKVVQKYPKVVLKTKILNPGVWPDRISQHKLDITCNTEAYTVVLTAGRLVPKKGIDDLINAFALVAAIHPKAILKIVGDGPERENLETLALRLKCSDKIIFTGAKSANEVYTEMKQCSYFVLPSKIVGRDVETFGIVYLEANACGKAVIGTQQGGVPDAIEDGVTGILIEPNNIKQLSKAMLRLTEDKALRDRMGNAGQIRVNNIFTWTAISKKLEMYLKTINTMGN